A single window of Gossypium arboreum isolate Shixiya-1 chromosome 13, ASM2569848v2, whole genome shotgun sequence DNA harbors:
- the LOC108464172 gene encoding COBRA-like protein 6, producing the protein MGVMKINPFYFVVQISFDVISSFIIFFLFSSVSPSYGYDPLDPHGNITIKWDLLQSNPGSNDVKVSILNFQLYRHIEQPGWKMGWDWTRDEVIWAMQGAEATEQGNCSRFKGGQLPHCCEKRPFIVDLLPGAPYNMQTTNCCKGGILSSMIQDPSKFGAVFQMSTSAATNESGFHMPENFTIGVPGYTCAKPVQVAPSKYSSDGGRRWTQALGTWNVTCMYSQFLASTSPKCCVSLSAFYNSTIVPCPKCSCSCQGLPGAKCVKFGETPSLLRQIKDLNRESPSFVRCSQHMCPIRVHWHVKQSYTHYWRVKITVNNLNILKNYSQWNLVALHPNLKSLIQVFSFNYEPLNQYGQINDTGMFWGIEYYNDMLLQEGESGNVQTEMLLLKDPDMFTFREGWGFPRRILFNGDECVMPPPDQYPRLPSTAQLGAQLSFSTILFLLWLLILCAE; encoded by the exons ATGGGAGTTATGAAAATCAACCCTTTTTACTTTGTTGTTCAAATATCATTTGATGTTATCTCATCTTTCATCATCTTCTTTCTGTTCAGCTCAGTTTCACCCTCAT ATGGATATGATCCTTTGGATCCTCATGGAAACATAACAATCAAATGGGATCTGTTGCAATCAAATCCTGGCTCTAATGAT GTGAAGGTATCAATACTTAATTTCCAACTATATCGCCACATAGAGCAGCCTGGGTGGAAAATGGGATGGGATTGGACCCGTGATGAGGTGATTTGGGCCATGCAAGGAGCTGAAGCTACTGAGCAAGGCAACTGCTCAAGGTTCAAAGGTGGCCAATTGCCTCATTGTTGTGAAAAAAGGCCTTTCATTGTTGACCTTTTACCTGGAGCCCCATATAACATGCAAACTACTAATTGTTGCAAAGGAGGCATCTTATCATCCATGATCCAAGACCCATCTAAGTTCGGTGCCGTCTTTCAGATGAGTACCAGTGCCGCTACCAATGAATCCGGCTTCCATATGCCCGAAAATTTCACTATTGGAGTTCCGGGATATACCTGTGCAAAACCGGTTCAGGTTGCACCGAGTAAGTATAGTTCGGATGGAGGTCGTCGGTGGACACAAGCTCTTG GGACATGGAATGTGACATGTATGTACTCACAATTTTTGGCATCTACTTCTCCAAAGTGCTGTGTGTCCTTATCTGCATTCTACAATAGCACCATTGTTCCTTGTCCGAAGTGCAGCTGCAGCTGCCAAGGATTACCTGGAGCAAAATGTGTAAA ATTTGGTGAAACACCGTCGTTGTTGCGACAAATAAAAGATTTGAACCGGGAGTCACCATCTTTTGTGAGGTGCTCGCAGCATATGTGCCCAATTCGAGTTCATTGGCATGTGAAACAAAGTTACACACACTATTGGAGGGTGAAGATAACTGTGAATAATCTGAATATCTTGAAGAATTACAGCCAGTGGAACTTGGTGGCATTGCACCCCAACTTGAAAAGCTTGATACAAGTTTTCAGCTTCAACTATGAACCACTTAACCAATATGGCCAGATCA ATGATACAGGGATGTTTTGGGGGATTGAGTATTACAATGACATGCTGCTGCAGGAAGGTGAAAGTGGAAATGTTCAAACAGAAATGTTGCTACTCAAAGATCCAGATATGTTCACTTTCAGAGAAGGATGGGGTTTCCCTAGAAGGATTCTTTTTAATGGCGATGAATGCGTTATGCCCCCTCCTGATCAGTACCCCAGGCTGCCTAGTACTGCACAACTTGGTGCCCAATTGAGCTTTTCTACCATCCTTTTCCTTTTGTGGCTGCTAATATTATGTGCTGAGTAG